A genome region from Bradyrhizobium commune includes the following:
- a CDS encoding (2Fe-2S)-binding protein, whose protein sequence is MGLSMTINGDHLTSTADPVTPLVDVLREDFHLTGAKPVCREGFCGACMVLIDGNPTPSCLIPAALAQGCDIRTVEGLAANGRLNPIQAALEACDAVQCGMCFPGMVVSLTHLLTTRPEATRDDIRAALTGNICRCTGYERIIEAALLALATP, encoded by the coding sequence ATGGGCCTCAGCATGACCATCAACGGCGATCACCTCACCTCCACGGCCGATCCCGTCACCCCGCTCGTCGACGTCCTGCGCGAGGACTTTCATCTGACCGGCGCCAAGCCCGTGTGTCGCGAAGGGTTCTGCGGCGCCTGCATGGTGTTGATCGACGGCAATCCGACCCCGTCGTGCCTGATACCGGCAGCGCTCGCCCAAGGCTGCGATATCCGCACCGTCGAGGGGCTGGCCGCAAATGGCAGGTTGAACCCGATCCAGGCCGCACTCGAGGCCTGCGATGCTGTCCAATGCGGCATGTGCTTTCCCGGCATGGTCGTCAGCCTGACCCATCTCCTGACGACCCGCCCCGAGGCGACCCGCGACGACATTCGTGCCGCGCTGACGGGCAACATCTGCCGTTGCACCGGATATGAGCGCATCATTGAGGCTGCGCTGCTTGCGCTTGCTACGCCATGA